A genomic segment from Salvia splendens isolate huo1 chromosome 13, SspV2, whole genome shotgun sequence encodes:
- the LOC121760925 gene encoding receptor-like protein 52: protein MWRKDNKGSMPIFMFHPLYFIECYLGLVHFKIIYCLDEFEAWQSQNKLAGPIPSTIVNQSRLLSLVVDSNNLSGEITPFIFRSRDIKFLSIANNSLWGPLPPFICNNTSLEFLDFSNNNLSGSIPLCLFENLKNLQVLNLGRNNMTGWIPDNISPNCSLKTLDVSHNNLVGGVPLSLENCTSLEVMNVRNNHIVGNFPCMLPSSLRLLVLRSNRFHGEITCQKSWPSLQIIDIASNNFSGKINPFNFTYWRGMVLDRDAELERINLGVMATIGYYYGDEVTLTIKGIELELVKIWPEFISIDFSCNNFHGEIPVEIGKLNSLYLLNLSHNALTGRIPKSFGKLRQLGSLDLSMNQLTGEIPKEIASLTFLVVMNVSHNKLVGEIPIGNQLQTFSADSFEGNTGLCGLPLNISCTNPSPQFVEVESDREIEWDYVFAAAGYVVGLGGFSWVLLLCPSFRYKYFEKVEDVFEKIFECCQSRKEEIDGVVRNQVRRDNSGDEA, encoded by the coding sequence ATGTGGAGGAAGGACAACAAGGGATCCATGCCCATTTTCATGTTTCACCCTTTATACTTTATAGAGTGCTACCTAGGTCTAGTACATTTTAAGATCATCTATTGTTTAGATGAATTTGAAGCTTGGCAATCTCAAAATAAACTTGCAGGTCCGATACCATCCACCATTGTGAATCAATCAAGACTGCTTAGTTTAGTGGTCGATTCGAACAACTTAAGTGGAGAGATTACACCATTCATTTTTCGCTCCCGCGACATTAAGTTCTTATCCATTGCAAACAACAGTCTATGGGGACCACTTCCACCCTTCATTTGCAACAATACAAGTCTTGAATTTCTTGACTTTTCAAACAATAACTTGAGTGGAAGTATACCTCTTTGTCTATTTGAAAACTTGAAGAATCTTCAAGTTCTTAATCTGGGTAGAAACAACATGACTGGTTGGATCCCTGATAATATTTCTCCCAATTGCAGCCTAAAGACTTTAGATGTGAGTCACAACAATTTGGTAGGAGGTGTTCCACTTTCTCTAGAGAATTGCACTTCCTTAGAAGTTATGAATGTGAGAAACAATCACATAGTTGGTAATTTCCCATGTATGCTCCCGTCTAGCTTGCGGTTGCTTGTGTTGCGTTCGAACAGATTCCACGGAGAGATCACATGTCAAAAGAGTTGGCCAAGTCTTCAAATCATCGACATCGCTTCCAATAATTTCAGTGGCAAAATAAATCCTTTTAACTTCACATACTGGAGAGGAATGGTGTTGGATCGTGATGCAGAATTGGAGCGTATCAACTTAGGCGTCATGGCTACGATAGGATACTACTACGGGGACGAGGTGACATTAACCATTAAAGGGATAGAGCTTGAGCTTGTCAAGATTTGGCCAGAGTTTATCTCTATTGACTTCTCTTGCAATAATTTTCATGGCGAAATCCCCGTGGAAATTGGTAAGCTCAACTCACTCTATCTTCTCAACTTATCTCACAACGCTCTCACCGGTCGAATCCCAAAGTCATTTGGCAAGTTGAGGCAGCTTGGATCGCTTGACCTCTCGATGAACCAGCTCACGGGGGAGATACCAAAGGAGATCGCGTCGCTCACATTCCTTGTTGTGATGAATGTATCTCACAACAAGCTAGTTGGAGAGATTCCGATTGGGAATCAGTTGCAAACATTTTCTGCTGATTCATTTGAAGGGAACACGGGATTGTGTGGTCTCCCTCTGAACATTAGCTGCACGAATCCATCACCGCAGTTTGTGGAAGTGGAATCGGATAGGGAGATTGAGTGGGATTATGTGTTTGCTGCTGCTGGATATGTTGTGGGCTTAGGAGGTTTCTCTTGGGTGCTTTTACTTTGTCCAAGTTTCAGGTATAAATACTTCGAGAAAGTTGAGGATGTTTTCGAGAAGATCTTTGAGTGTTGCCAAAGCCGGAAAGAGGAGATAGACGGAGTTGTGAGGAATCAGGTTAGAAGAGACAATAGTGGTGATGAAGCTTAG